The window GTTGGGGTAATTACTAACCCAGTAAACGGCACTGTGCCAATCGTTGCTGAAGTATTCAAAAAAGCCGGTACTTATGAAGCAAACCGTGTTTTCGGTGTAACCACTCTTGACGTTATCCGTTCTGAAGCTTTCGTTGCAGAACTTAAGGGTCTTGATGTTGCTAACACTAAGGTTCCGGTAATTGGTGGCCACTCTGGTACCACTATCCTTCCTCTTCTTTCCCAAGTTGAAGGTGTTGAGTTCACTGAAGAAGAAGTTGCCGCACTTACTCCACGCATCCAAAACGCGGGTACGGAAGTTGTTAATGCTAAAGCCGGTGGCGGTTCTGCGACACTTTCTATGGGCGCAGCTGCAGCGCGTTTTTGTCTTTCTCTTATTAAAGGTCTGCAAGGCGAAGAAAACGTTATCGATTACGCATACGTTGAAGGTAACACTGGCGACGCACAATACTTCGCGCAGCCAGTTCGTCTAGGTAAAAACGGTGTTGAAGAATACCTACCTTACGGTGAGCTAAGCGCGTTTGAGCAAAAAGCAAAAGACGACATGCTAGCAACCCTTAACAAAGACATTCAGGAAGGCGTTGATTTTATCAACCAGTAATCCGAACTTGAGTTTCTAAAAAAGCCCGCTTCGCGGGCTTTTTTGTTTTTGGGAGAGGACTGCGTCGAATTTAGCCATGGATGGCTTATATGCAGAAAATGCACTAATACATGGAAGTATGTAGATAGAATAACGCACTAATACACGGAAGTATGTAGGTAGAATAACGCAGGAGCGGTTATCGAGGAGCAGTTATCGAGGAGCAATTTTCTGTTTTAGCCATGGATGGCTTATATGCAGAAAATGCGGGAGCAATTTTCTGTGAGGACGCTGTCGTAGAGGACGCTGTCGAGAAATTGAGTTTCTCTTGGTATGTATCGCAAGCGATACTTCGAGCGCACAATCAAAGATTGTTCCAGGTACGCGACATAAAACGTCGCTTCGAGTGAAAAGCAAAAACCCTTGCGTCATTCCCTGATACTACAGGGAATCTTGGTTCAAGCTACATATCTCGAAAGTGCTAGCCGGAACCACATGCCATCCTGTTTATTTACATCGTCATCCCGTGCTCCGACACGGGACCTCCCTTCGGTGTACTGAGACTTGTTTACTTAGTTCTTGAGCTAAGAAGTTGAAATAAACAGGATAACAGCATGCGTTAGCAGGTCCCGCATCAAGTGCGGGATGACGGTCAACTTTATAGATATAGCGGAAGGTTCAATGGCTAAAACCCGCATAGCCAGGCCGTTGAGGAGGCGCTTCAACAAGCGCCATTTAAAGATATTGCAGAGTAATTCTAAAGTTTGTAACAGAGATAAGTTAAGCGGAACGTTCCACGGCAATTCCCGCTAATGCGATTAATGCCTGTTTGTAATCACTTTCGGGTAGGTCTTTTAACGCATCAATTGCTTTTTGCGATTCTTCCATCGCTTTTTGATACGTGTATTCCAGTGCCCCTGTGGTTTCTAAAATACCAAGGATCTCTTCCAGATGTTCCATACCATTGCAGGTTTCAATCGCTTCGCGAATACGCTTTTCCTGAGCATCGGTTCCTTTTTGCATCGCATAGAGCAATGGCAAGGTAGGCTTTCCTTCACTTAAGTCATCACCGACGTTTTTACCCATTTCCTGAGCATCCGCAGTGTAATCCAATAAATCATCTACGAGCTGGAATGCAGTACCTAAATGACGACCATAAAGC is drawn from Thalassotalea sp. PS06 and contains these coding sequences:
- the mdh gene encoding malate dehydrogenase, translating into MKVTVLGAAGGIGQALSLLLKTQLPAGSELSLYDVAPVVPGVAVDLSHIPTAVSVEGFGKEDLDSALAGSDVVLIPAGMPRKPGMDRADLFAVNAGIIKTLAEGIVRNCPKALVGVITNPVNGTVPIVAEVFKKAGTYEANRVFGVTTLDVIRSEAFVAELKGLDVANTKVPVIGGHSGTTILPLLSQVEGVEFTEEEVAALTPRIQNAGTEVVNAKAGGGSATLSMGAAAARFCLSLIKGLQGEENVIDYAYVEGNTGDAQYFAQPVRLGKNGVEEYLPYGELSAFEQKAKDDMLATLNKDIQEGVDFINQ